The Acidobacteriota bacterium nucleotide sequence AAAATCACCCCGATCCATTAGAAGGTGCTGTTAGGATCGCAGCTGCAGGGAATGTGATCGACTTGGGCATCCTTTCTACAGTTAACATCGAAGAGGGAATAAGACAAGTAATGTCCTCTGGCTTTGCCAGAAACGATTATGAAAGGTTCAAGAAAGAGCTAAAGAACGCCAAGACCATCCTCTATCTTCCCGATAACGCCGGGGAGATCGTCTTCGATCGAATCCTAATAGAAGAACTGACAAAACGCGGAAAGAGGGTGATCATCGGGGTTAGGGAAACGCCCATCCTGAATGATATAACCCCAATTGATATAAAGGAGGCAAATATACCGGAAGAAGTAGAAGTGATTATTACCGGATCGAGGAAAATAGGTACCGATCTTCCCAGCTGTTCAAAAAGATTCATCAAAATCTTTCAAAATTCCGATATAATAATAGCAAAGGGACAGGGAAATTTTGAAACCCTCTCCGAAGAGAGGGGACCGATATACTTCTTATTGAAGGCTAAATGCCCTTTAGTGGCGGAAGAGGCAAAGGTCCTGTTCGGGGATATGATATTTGCTCGCGTGTAAAAAAGTGCCGGGGAGGAGTATTGTTCATTATTTATGTTCTCCTCACGGGTAATTCTCCCGCCCTCCTCCCCGGCTCTCTGGGGGCTGTAAGCTAGAGGGAGGGAATCTTGAAACTATTATCTCTCCTCTTACAATATCGGCGATTCTCGCCGGTCTTTAAAGTGAAATATACTGACATCAAGAAATGTCGTTTTTTGACGCATTATTTAAGCGAAAAAACCGCTCTTTTGACAGATGGAACCTAAAGGAGACGAAATATTAGAGGGCTGGAGAGAAATAGCCGCCTATCTTAACAGAAGCGTTCGTACTGTTCAACGCTGGGCTAAGAAACGCCATCTACCAGTACACCATCCTTCCTATGCTAAAGGGGGAACAGTCTTCGCCTATAAATCGGAACTCGACTGTTGGCTCAGGATAAAGCACGAGGCTCCCGCTCTGCTGTATCTGCCGGACTTTATCCGTTCGCGAAAGATTTGGGCATTGGTACATATCCTGATGGCTATTCTCCTGGTATTCCTCTTCTACTATTATTTTAAACCCCGGTTTAAAGTACTCCACCCCGTTTCCGTGAGGATTGTAGGCTCAAGGTTCATCATCCTCGACAAAAGGGGGGAAAAACTCTGGGAATATACCTCCCCTCTTCCCATTTATGAAAAGGAACCACAAGCTCCTGGGAAAGAAAGACTTCCTCTTGTTCGCTTTGTTAAGCTAAGCCCAGCCAGGGGAGCAAATACCCTCATCACCTTCAAGACAAGGGAAGAACCACCTCGTCTCTATCTTCTATGTTTTTCAAATCAGGGAAGGCTCATCTGGAAACACCGCTTAGGAAGACCGCTCAACTGCGGGGGAAAAGTTATCCCTCCGGACTATGAACTGATGCGACTTGAGATAAGGGATTTAAACCGCCAGGGAGGAAAAGAGATTATTGCACTTATAAAGCACAAAAGCTCCTTCCCCTCCTTTATCCTCATCTTCGCCCCTAAAGGGGACCTCCTTGGGGAATATATAAATACCGGCGCTCTCTACTATCTGATAATAACCGATCTCGACAAGGATGGTCTTTCTGAGATAATTGCTGGCGGAGCAAACACTGCCTACTCCCGTCCTGCCATCGTCATCCTCGATCCAAGGGTAGTACAGGGCTCATCCCCTCTCCCTGATCATAAAGAATACGCCCTAAAGGGAGTTCCCCGGGGAACGGAGAAGTACTACCTTCTTCTTCCCAATACTGATCTAGTCAACCTGT carries:
- a CDS encoding DUF89 family protein, with translation MRARVDCIPCYLKQALSAIKEIEKDPEKQRALLIKTAEILPELTLEETPAGNSSFILFRVSELTGCPDPFKEKKHYYNQLALKLYPKLVELAKNHPDPLEGAVRIAAAGNVIDLGILSTVNIEEGIRQVMSSGFARNDYERFKKELKNAKTILYLPDNAGEIVFDRILIEELTKRGKRVIIGVRETPILNDITPIDIKEANIPEEVEVIITGSRKIGTDLPSCSKRFIKIFQNSDIIIAKGQGNFETLSEERGPIYFLLKAKCPLVAEEAKVLFGDMIFARV
- a CDS encoding helix-turn-helix domain-containing protein: MEPKGDEILEGWREIAAYLNRSVRTVQRWAKKRHLPVHHPSYAKGGTVFAYKSELDCWLRIKHEAPALLYLPDFIRSRKIWALVHILMAILLVFLFYYYFKPRFKVLHPVSVRIVGSRFIILDKRGEKLWEYTSPLPIYEKEPQAPGKERLPLVRFVKLSPARGANTLITFKTREEPPRLYLLCFSNQGRLIWKHRLGRPLNCGGKVIPPDYELMRLEIRDLNRQGGKEIIALIKHKSSFPSFILIFAPKGDLLGEYINTGALYYLIITDLDKDGLSEIIAGGANTAYSRPAIVILDPRVVQGSSPLPDHKEYALKGVPRGTEKYYLLLPNTDLVNLYPSSFCQVGDLSFSANELSVHTCLPQTEEHPLFVGPIFRFHLNLHLLQLEPHDLFLLQRQELVRKGKLPPMGPNYIEELKKDLRWWDGEQWVNRSTMNRLWKGWGNE